One stretch of Candidatus Microthrix parvicella Bio17-1 DNA includes these proteins:
- the fdnG gene encoding formate dehydrogenase-N subunit alpha, producing the protein MWGKVTDALPVLAQLTGKGGDPLGEGAYSSRTRELSARTADADEVTTSVCPYCAVGCSQRVFVRNGRITNIEGNPESPINRGRLCPKGAATFQLVTGTHRLDTVLHRRPGATEWEPIALDDAMDRVAQLIAETRDRTWEESDADGRPLRRSQGIAFMGGSTLDNEECYLLAKFWAQLGVLQVENQARIUHSATVPGLGTTFGRGGCTTYLQDLPNSDAVLIIGSNFAEAHPVGFQWAMEARTAGTKIIHVDPRFSRTSASADQFVPIRPGTDIAFIGGLINYVLTNERWFTEFVHAYTNAGHVVAEGIELPDELDGLFSGWVTDEGRYDTATWQFERDESGEAVTDPTFTHPRCVMSLLRRHYARYTPEMVSDICGIDPAAFDRAADTFTAASGRDRTGMVCYAVGLTMHSKGVQNIRSLGVLQLLLGNIGRPGGGILALRGHANVQGATDLPVLYDLWPGYLPKPTADDVDLAGYLERVAKPTGWWANTPAYVVSLLKAWFGDAATAENDYCFDRMPRLTGDHSYMVTQAAMADGAVEGMMVAGENVSVSSVHGSLQRSGFRKLRWMVVRDLTMIETAEFWKRGEEYAKDRGEDRIDPADVDTEVFLFPAAAHVEKEGSFTNTQRILQWKDQAVLPPGDARSELWFTHHLMARLRDIYADSTDLKDQPILDGTWDYEVEGALDEPSANDVLAEIGGFGPDGPLSSFGELRDDGTTSAGAWTHVGVTASGDNHARHRDGTPGEKGAALDWGWAWPANRRNLYNRASADPEGRPWSEDKALIWWDETGGPDGGGAWVGHDTPDFPVDRAPSYRPEPGDTGTDAIAGDQPFLMQTDGLGALWVADGLRDGPLPTHYEPLEGVAPNRLYRQQNTPARTQWDRDDNPYHRAYDDPRFPFVLTTYRLTETFGSGSMANRNLSWLGELQPELFCEISPQLAELRGIENGGWVTMKSLRAEVEMRVLVTRRLVPLQVAGRTVHTVGLPYQWGRTGQIGGAAPNELQKISGEANVTIEECKAITIDLVPGRVARNLRAGTDGPLQPEPDGDAPARDLPGITRPAGRHGVTMAADQQGGEPDSQAPTSKSEPGATS; encoded by the coding sequence GCGCGCACCGCCGACGCCGACGAGGTCACCACGTCGGTGTGTCCATACTGCGCCGTCGGGTGCAGCCAGCGCGTGTTTGTGCGCAATGGCCGCATCACCAACATCGAGGGCAACCCCGAAAGCCCGATCAACCGGGGTCGCCTCTGCCCCAAGGGGGCGGCCACCTTCCAGTTGGTGACCGGCACCCACCGCCTCGACACCGTGCTGCACCGGCGACCGGGCGCCACCGAGTGGGAGCCGATCGCCCTCGACGACGCCATGGACCGAGTGGCGCAACTGATCGCCGAGACCCGCGACCGCACCTGGGAGGAGTCGGACGCCGACGGGCGACCGCTGCGCCGTAGCCAGGGCATCGCCTTCATGGGCGGGAGCACGCTCGACAACGAGGAGTGCTACCTGCTGGCCAAGTTCTGGGCCCAGCTCGGCGTGCTCCAAGTGGAGAACCAGGCCCGCATATGACACTCGGCCACCGTCCCCGGTCTGGGGACCACGTTTGGCCGGGGTGGCTGCACCACCTACCTCCAGGACCTGCCCAACAGCGACGCGGTGCTCATCATCGGCTCCAACTTCGCCGAGGCGCACCCGGTGGGGTTCCAGTGGGCGATGGAGGCCCGCACCGCGGGCACCAAGATCATCCACGTCGACCCGCGGTTCAGCCGCACCTCCGCGTCGGCCGACCAGTTTGTGCCCATCCGCCCCGGAACCGACATCGCCTTCATCGGCGGGCTGATCAACTACGTCCTCACCAACGAGCGATGGTTCACCGAGTTCGTCCACGCCTACACCAACGCCGGTCACGTCGTCGCCGAGGGCATCGAACTGCCCGACGAGCTCGACGGCCTGTTCAGCGGCTGGGTCACCGACGAGGGCCGCTACGACACGGCCACCTGGCAGTTCGAACGGGACGAATCCGGGGAGGCCGTCACCGACCCGACGTTCACCCACCCGCGCTGCGTCATGTCGCTGTTGCGGCGCCACTACGCCCGCTACACGCCGGAGATGGTGTCCGACATCTGTGGCATCGACCCCGCTGCGTTCGACCGGGCCGCCGACACGTTCACGGCGGCGTCGGGTCGGGACCGCACCGGCATGGTCTGTTACGCCGTCGGGCTCACCATGCACTCCAAAGGTGTGCAGAACATCCGCTCGTTGGGCGTGTTGCAGTTGCTGCTGGGCAACATCGGCCGTCCTGGCGGTGGCATCTTGGCGTTGCGGGGCCACGCCAACGTGCAGGGTGCGACCGACCTTCCGGTGCTGTACGACCTGTGGCCCGGCTACCTGCCCAAGCCCACGGCCGACGATGTCGATCTGGCCGGATACCTGGAGCGGGTCGCCAAGCCGACCGGCTGGTGGGCCAACACGCCCGCCTACGTCGTGTCGCTGCTGAAGGCGTGGTTCGGCGACGCCGCCACCGCTGAGAACGACTACTGCTTCGATCGCATGCCCCGGCTCACCGGCGACCACAGCTACATGGTGACCCAGGCGGCGATGGCCGATGGTGCGGTCGAGGGCATGATGGTCGCCGGCGAGAACGTGTCGGTGTCGTCGGTGCACGGGTCGCTGCAGCGGTCGGGCTTCCGCAAGCTGCGCTGGATGGTGGTGCGCGACCTGACGATGATCGAGACCGCCGAGTTTTGGAAGCGGGGCGAGGAGTACGCCAAGGACCGCGGCGAGGACCGCATCGACCCCGCTGACGTCGACACCGAGGTGTTCCTGTTTCCCGCCGCCGCGCATGTGGAGAAGGAGGGGTCGTTCACCAATACCCAGCGGATCCTCCAGTGGAAGGACCAGGCCGTGTTGCCGCCGGGCGACGCCCGCAGCGAGCTGTGGTTCACCCACCACCTCATGGCCCGGCTGCGCGACATCTACGCCGACAGCACCGATCTCAAGGATCAGCCCATCCTCGACGGCACCTGGGACTACGAGGTCGAGGGTGCGCTCGACGAGCCGTCGGCCAACGACGTGCTCGCCGAGATCGGCGGGTTCGGACCGGACGGACCGCTGTCGTCCTTTGGCGAGCTGCGCGACGACGGCACCACCTCGGCGGGGGCCTGGACCCACGTCGGGGTCACCGCTTCCGGGGATAACCACGCCCGCCACCGCGACGGCACGCCCGGCGAGAAGGGCGCTGCCCTCGACTGGGGGTGGGCGTGGCCCGCCAACCGACGCAACCTGTACAACCGGGCCTCGGCCGACCCAGAGGGCCGACCGTGGTCGGAGGACAAGGCGCTGATCTGGTGGGACGAGACCGGCGGGCCCGACGGCGGGGGGGCGTGGGTGGGCCATGACACGCCCGACTTCCCGGTCGACCGGGCGCCGTCGTATCGGCCCGAGCCGGGGGACACCGGCACCGACGCCATCGCGGGCGACCAGCCGTTCCTCATGCAGACCGACGGGCTCGGCGCGCTCTGGGTGGCCGACGGCCTGCGCGACGGCCCGCTGCCCACCCACTACGAACCCCTCGAGGGCGTGGCCCCAAACCGGCTCTATCGGCAGCAGAACACGCCCGCCCGCACCCAGTGGGACCGCGACGACAACCCGTATCACCGGGCCTACGACGATCCCCGCTTCCCGTTTGTGCTCACCACCTACCGGCTGACCGAGACGTTCGGCTCGGGGTCGATGGCCAACCGCAACCTGTCCTGGCTGGGCGAGCTGCAACCCGAGCTGTTCTGCGAGATCTCGCCCCAGCTGGCCGAGCTGCGAGGCATCGAGAATGGGGGCTGGGTCACGATGAAGTCGCTGCGGGCCGAGGTGGAGATGCGGGTCCTGGTCACCCGACGCCTCGTGCCGCTGCAGGTGGCGGGCCGCACCGTGCACACCGTCGGCCTCCCCTACCAGTGGGGCCGCACGGGCCAGATCGGCGGCGCCGCGCCCAACGAGCTGCAGAAGATCTCGGGGGAGGCCAACGTGACCATCGAGGAGTGCAAGGCGATCACGATCGACCTGGTGCCCGGACGGGTCGCCCGCAACCTGCGCGCCGGCACCGACGGGCCGCTTCAGCCCGAACCCGACGGCGACGCCCCAGCCCGCGACCTGCCCGGCATTACCCGGCCCGCAGGACGCCACGGCGTCACGATGGCCGCCGACCAGCAGGGCGGCGAACCCGACAGCCAAGCCCCGACGTCCAAGTCCGAGCCCGGAGCGACCTCATGA
- a CDS encoding 4Fe-4S dicluster domain-containing protein, whose protein sequence is MSNPTPTLHTTTANDPVTGVARQVGFFTDTSVCIGCKACEVACKQWNQLPDDGFSLTAKSFDNTIDLSATTWRHVGFIERDEPVSGQETNLGDPFSWLFIADSCKHCEDAGCLDNCPTGALVRTEYDTVYVQPDICNGCGTCVVSCPFGVIDKHPTDGRAWKCTMCYDRLKDDETPACAQACPTEAIAFGELSELRERADVRLAELHDRGVAEARLYGAHDDDLPGTRGLHAFYLLLDSPDVYSLPTNPVAPQNTVNESWRSMAGALGAMAVGVGVAMLSGRRAR, encoded by the coding sequence ATGAGCAACCCAACACCCACGTTGCACACCACGACCGCCAACGACCCGGTCACCGGCGTCGCCCGCCAGGTGGGCTTCTTCACCGACACCTCGGTGTGCATCGGCTGCAAGGCGTGCGAGGTGGCGTGCAAGCAGTGGAACCAGCTGCCCGATGATGGGTTCAGCCTGACCGCCAAGAGCTTCGACAACACGATCGACCTCAGCGCCACCACCTGGCGCCACGTGGGGTTCATCGAACGGGACGAGCCGGTGTCGGGCCAGGAAACCAACCTGGGCGACCCGTTCTCGTGGCTGTTCATTGCCGACTCGTGCAAGCACTGCGAGGACGCCGGTTGCCTCGACAACTGCCCCACCGGCGCCCTCGTTCGCACCGAGTACGACACCGTCTACGTGCAGCCCGACATCTGCAACGGCTGCGGCACCTGCGTGGTGTCGTGCCCGTTCGGGGTGATCGACAAGCACCCCACCGACGGCCGGGCCTGGAAGTGCACCATGTGTTACGACCGGCTGAAGGACGACGAGACCCCGGCGTGTGCGCAGGCGTGCCCCACCGAGGCGATCGCGTTCGGGGAGCTCAGCGAGCTGCGCGAACGGGCCGACGTTCGCCTGGCCGAACTGCACGATCGTGGGGTGGCCGAGGCCCGGCTCTACGGCGCCCACGACGACGACCTGCCCGGCACCCGCGGCCTGCACGCGTTCTACCTGCTGTTGGACTCGCCCGACGTGTATTCGCTGCCCACCAACCCGGTGGCACCCCAGAACACCGTCAACGAAAGCTGGCGTTCGATGGCCGGTGCGCTCGGGGCGATGGCGGTCGGTGTCGGCGTGGCCATGCTGTCCGGGAGGCGAGCCCGATGA
- the nrfD gene encoding NrfD/PsrC family molybdoenzyme membrane anchor subunit: MSGSTDGFGAARDHPTSPNQAQPSQGRGATPQPDIVMKHPPGSWQALAAGEFASDGRNVDTRRAELSGEGAGLDAGDRVGDQGHLGDASQTTMAEAITQRVVKQSRWTWEVPTYFAVGGMAGAAATLAAGAQLAGLGGDDRRLVQSGRVIALGGTVVGSVLLVADLGRPERFWHMLRVFRPSSPMNVGSWVLAGFGTASAVAAVLGRSPYRRLRFVGDVAGLTAGVLGLPMAGYTGVLLGATAQPAWWHARRWLPRLFVASAASAGAGALELIPMSPDEERAVRIFAIGARAVDLAVAKAMLHDLAEAPDVIAAYEEGQAGRRMKAAEALTVGALGGSLLSTKFRRARPVAGVLALTGSLLTRFAVMSAND, from the coding sequence ATGAGCGGCTCGACGGACGGCTTCGGCGCCGCTCGGGATCATCCGACCTCACCGAACCAGGCGCAACCTTCGCAGGGTCGCGGTGCCACGCCGCAGCCGGACATCGTGATGAAACACCCGCCGGGAAGCTGGCAGGCCCTGGCCGCCGGCGAGTTCGCCAGCGACGGCCGCAACGTCGATACCCGGCGAGCCGAACTCTCGGGCGAAGGGGCCGGCCTCGATGCTGGCGATCGAGTGGGCGATCAAGGCCACCTCGGCGACGCATCGCAGACCACAATGGCCGAGGCGATCACCCAGCGAGTGGTGAAGCAGTCGCGCTGGACGTGGGAGGTGCCCACCTACTTCGCCGTTGGGGGCATGGCGGGCGCAGCAGCGACGCTCGCCGCCGGTGCCCAGCTCGCCGGGCTCGGTGGCGACGACCGGCGGCTCGTTCAGTCGGGACGGGTGATCGCCCTTGGCGGCACCGTGGTTGGTTCGGTGTTGTTAGTTGCCGACCTCGGCCGCCCCGAACGGTTCTGGCACATGCTGCGAGTGTTTCGTCCCAGCTCGCCGATGAACGTCGGCTCCTGGGTGCTTGCCGGGTTCGGTACCGCTTCGGCCGTCGCCGCCGTGCTGGGCCGATCCCCCTACCGCCGGCTTCGGTTCGTCGGCGACGTCGCCGGACTCACTGCCGGCGTGCTCGGCCTCCCGATGGCCGGCTACACCGGTGTGCTGCTCGGCGCCACCGCCCAACCGGCGTGGTGGCACGCCCGGCGCTGGTTGCCCAGGCTGTTCGTCGCGTCCGCCGCCTCTGCCGGGGCGGGGGCCCTGGAACTCATCCCCATGTCACCTGACGAGGAACGGGCCGTCCGTATTTTCGCCATCGGCGCCCGTGCCGTGGACCTCGCCGTAGCCAAGGCCATGCTCCATGACCTCGCCGAGGCGCCCGACGTCATCGCCGCCTACGAGGAAGGTCAGGCTGGGCGCCGAATGAAGGCAGCCGAAGCGCTCACCGTCGGTGCCCTCGGTGGATCGTTGCTTTCCACGAAGTTCCGGCGGGCCCGCCCCGTCGCCGGGGTTCTGGCTCTCACCGGCTCGCTCCTCACCCGCTTCGCTGTCATGTCGGCCAACGACTGA
- a CDS encoding sterol desaturase family protein, which yields MFTSQASPFALDPATGSLVPINANVVLFASVLSLVLVELVVSVRADRWNRRDSTTSVGVGLGYLALKVATAGSAAVAAYIWLYRNVGIFDWSWRSPLTWLAYWLIGDFAYYWIHRAEHRVAVLWASHQVHHSAESLTFVTAVRMPWTEVFYKPFTGLWAPLLGFPPIMYPVMGAFSLMIGQLQHTEMITRLGWLDRWFTTPSNHRVHHASNRQYLDKNFGGHTMIWDRLFGTYEPEVEAPRYGMTVPLTDQRVRRVVLGGYPQLIRSLRGAESLRQAGRVALAPPTH from the coding sequence ATGTTCACTTCGCAGGCCTCACCGTTCGCCCTCGATCCGGCCACCGGCAGCCTCGTGCCCATCAACGCCAACGTCGTGCTGTTCGCTTCGGTGCTCAGCCTGGTGCTCGTCGAACTCGTGGTCAGCGTCAGGGCCGATCGTTGGAATCGCCGCGACAGCACCACGTCGGTCGGCGTGGGTCTTGGCTACCTGGCGCTCAAGGTGGCTACTGCCGGATCAGCGGCCGTTGCCGCCTATATCTGGTTGTACCGCAACGTCGGGATTTTCGATTGGTCGTGGCGCAGCCCACTGACGTGGCTGGCCTATTGGCTGATCGGCGACTTCGCCTACTACTGGATCCACCGGGCCGAGCACCGCGTGGCCGTGCTGTGGGCGTCGCATCAGGTGCACCACTCGGCCGAATCGCTCACCTTCGTCACCGCAGTGCGCATGCCCTGGACCGAGGTTTTCTACAAGCCGTTCACCGGTCTCTGGGCGCCGCTCCTGGGCTTCCCGCCGATCATGTACCCGGTGATGGGTGCGTTCAGCCTGATGATCGGTCAGTTGCAACACACCGAAATGATCACTCGGCTCGGGTGGCTGGATCGTTGGTTCACCACGCCTTCCAACCACCGCGTGCATCACGCGTCCAACCGGCAGTACCTCGACAAGAACTTCGGTGGTCACACGATGATCTGGGATCGGCTGTTTGGTACCTATGAGCCCGAGGTGGAGGCGCCCCGCTACGGCATGACTGTGCCGCTGACCGATCAACGGGTTCGCCGGGTGGTGCTGGGCGGATACCCCCAGCTGATTCGTTCACTGCGTGGTGCGGAATCGTTGCGTCAGGCCGGGCGGGTGGCACTGGCCCCGCCGACTCACTGA
- a CDS encoding NUDIX hydrolase, with amino-acid sequence MSKQQQLAVRVGAYAVCTREAGDSLEILLARCGPDSRFVGEWALPGGGIEWGEHPRDTLVREMAEETSLMGAPGRFLAAYAQHVDAKGKFPKGVAMGLLFATRAADGDPKLGEDEGTTDEVAWHPMNDLPTLAWNSKVAVELVNDGARSQAPTEDIPGPGLGIPHRPRSSRRRLGAYAIATNHDAEVPRILLTRLAPDDPEAGCWNLPGGGVEPGESPLEALTREFHEETGLAPTSVAPHEVDSRVYEAWGSKQIKHSVGVIYRATARGNPEVLETDGSTEEAAWFPVDQLGEVQLSQLARATLAHHTF; translated from the coding sequence ATGAGCAAGCAACAACAACTGGCAGTACGGGTCGGGGCCTACGCCGTGTGCACCAGGGAAGCCGGCGATTCACTGGAGATTCTGTTGGCCCGCTGCGGACCCGACTCGAGATTCGTCGGCGAGTGGGCCCTCCCCGGCGGTGGGATCGAGTGGGGGGAGCATCCTCGCGACACCCTGGTTCGAGAGATGGCCGAGGAGACCTCGCTCATGGGGGCACCCGGACGGTTCCTCGCCGCCTACGCCCAACACGTAGACGCGAAGGGCAAATTCCCCAAGGGCGTGGCGATGGGGCTGCTCTTCGCCACCCGTGCCGCCGATGGTGATCCCAAGCTGGGCGAGGACGAGGGCACCACCGATGAGGTGGCCTGGCATCCGATGAACGACCTCCCGACGTTGGCGTGGAACAGCAAGGTGGCGGTTGAGCTGGTGAACGACGGGGCCCGGTCGCAGGCTCCTACCGAAGACATCCCCGGCCCGGGGCTCGGCATCCCCCACCGTCCCCGCAGCTCTCGCCGCCGCCTCGGCGCCTACGCCATCGCCACCAACCACGACGCCGAGGTTCCCCGAATTCTGCTGACCAGGCTGGCGCCTGACGACCCCGAGGCCGGCTGTTGGAACCTGCCCGGCGGCGGGGTGGAGCCGGGCGAGTCGCCGCTGGAGGCGCTGACCCGGGAGTTTCACGAAGAGACGGGGCTGGCTCCCACCAGCGTCGCCCCGCACGAGGTCGACTCACGCGTCTACGAAGCCTGGGGCTCCAAGCAGATCAAACACAGCGTCGGGGTGATCTACCGGGCCACCGCCCGAGGCAATCCGGAGGTGCTCGAAACCGACGGCAGCACCGAAGAGGCAGCCTGGTTCCCGGTCGATCAGCTGGGTGAGGTGCAACTGTCCCAACTGGCCAGGGCAACGCTGGCACACCACACCTTCTGA
- the lysS gene encoding lysine--tRNA ligase, translated as MTDPTDLAPTDSLDPSGAASTRLMQPYAFAGVTSSDVVRERWGHLEPGSETGETITVAGRLMLRRIQGKLGFGTLADGSGRIQLFAPKASTPDFDVFAGLNLGDWIGVTGEVMTTRRGELSVKVDDWVRLAEAKRPFPDKWHGLTDTDTRYRQRYVDLWTTEEARDALVLRSRAVSMIRRFFEDHGYLEVETPMLHSQPGGALATPFETHHEALDLPLYLRIAPELYLKRLVVGGMEKVFEIGRVFRNEGISTRHNPEFTMMESYEAYGDSVTYMDLTEALVAKLSNELLGSTTITYGEHELNLAPPWRRVPMDELTSEAVGETVGVDTPIERLRELCDTHDVGWSDGDGPGKLLLELYEKLVEHTLIQPTFVTDYPVEVSPLSRAHRDRPGYVERFECIVGGRELCNGFAELTDPDEQLARFTDQAEARAAGDPEAMTVDSDYVRALQYGLPPTVGLGIGIDRLIMLLTDSASIRDVVLFPTLRPEPSIDLDVTRSEPATAPRDE; from the coding sequence GTGACCGACCCCACCGACCTCGCACCTACCGATTCCTTGGATCCGAGCGGTGCAGCGTCCACCCGGCTGATGCAGCCCTACGCATTCGCTGGGGTGACCAGCAGCGACGTGGTCAGGGAGCGCTGGGGTCACTTGGAGCCCGGCAGCGAGACCGGCGAGACCATCACGGTGGCCGGGCGGCTGATGCTGCGTCGTATCCAGGGCAAGCTGGGCTTCGGCACGTTGGCTGACGGTTCGGGCCGGATCCAGCTGTTCGCCCCCAAGGCGTCCACCCCCGACTTTGACGTCTTCGCCGGGCTCAACCTGGGCGACTGGATCGGGGTGACCGGCGAGGTGATGACCACCCGTCGTGGCGAGCTGTCGGTAAAGGTGGACGACTGGGTTCGTCTCGCCGAGGCGAAGCGGCCATTTCCCGACAAGTGGCACGGCCTGACCGACACCGACACCCGGTACCGGCAGCGCTACGTCGACCTGTGGACCACCGAGGAGGCACGTGACGCCTTGGTGTTGCGCAGCCGCGCCGTGTCGATGATCCGCCGTTTCTTCGAGGACCACGGCTACCTGGAGGTGGAGACGCCGATGCTTCACAGCCAACCGGGCGGCGCGCTTGCAACCCCGTTCGAGACCCACCATGAGGCGCTCGACCTGCCGTTGTACCTGCGGATCGCCCCCGAGCTGTATCTGAAGCGCCTGGTGGTAGGCGGCATGGAGAAGGTCTTCGAGATCGGACGGGTGTTCCGCAACGAGGGCATCTCCACCCGGCACAATCCCGAGTTCACCATGATGGAGAGTTACGAGGCCTACGGCGACTCGGTCACCTACATGGACCTGACCGAGGCTCTGGTGGCCAAGCTGTCCAACGAGTTGTTGGGATCAACCACCATCACCTACGGCGAGCACGAGCTGAATCTGGCGCCGCCTTGGCGTCGCGTGCCGATGGACGAGCTGACCTCTGAGGCAGTCGGCGAGACCGTCGGTGTCGACACCCCCATCGAGCGACTGCGGGAGCTGTGCGACACCCACGACGTCGGCTGGTCTGACGGTGACGGCCCGGGCAAGTTGCTCCTGGAGCTCTACGAGAAGCTGGTTGAGCACACGCTGATCCAGCCGACGTTCGTCACCGACTATCCGGTGGAGGTGTCACCGCTCAGCCGGGCGCACCGTGATCGGCCCGGCTACGTGGAGCGCTTCGAGTGCATCGTCGGTGGACGGGAACTGTGCAACGGCTTCGCCGAGCTGACCGACCCGGACGAGCAGCTTGCCCGTTTCACCGACCAGGCCGAGGCCCGCGCCGCCGGTGACCCCGAGGCGATGACGGTCGACTCCGACTATGTGCGGGCGCTTCAATACGGGCTTCCGCCCACGGTGGGCCTGGGCATCGGCATCGATCGGCTGATCATGTTGCTCACCGACTCGGCGTCGATCCGCGACGTTGTGCTGTTTCCCACGCTGCGACCCGAGCCGTCGATCGACCTCGACGTCACCCGCTCCGAGCCGGCGACCGCCCCCAGGGACGAATAG
- a CDS encoding response regulator produces the protein MTDASTPSDNRSQVKVVLCDDHPIWRSGVRADLGENFWVVGEAGDADEAIAVIGETKPDLVVCDLHMPKGGGIKVAKECGESTRVVMLTVSEQERDLLDAVAAGASGYLVKSTPPNELRDGLWRAAQGEPVFSPALAALVLGEFRRLAKGTESHSALSDREREVLTYVARGHTYKEIGAELFIADKTVENHVRNILSKLHLNRRQELIRYAVEHGLD, from the coding sequence ATGACCGACGCCTCGACGCCATCCGACAACCGCAGCCAGGTAAAGGTGGTGCTGTGCGATGACCACCCGATCTGGCGGTCGGGAGTGCGCGCAGACCTGGGCGAGAACTTCTGGGTGGTCGGCGAGGCAGGGGATGCCGACGAAGCGATCGCGGTCATTGGTGAGACCAAACCCGACCTTGTGGTCTGCGACCTGCACATGCCCAAGGGCGGTGGCATCAAGGTGGCCAAGGAATGTGGCGAATCCACCCGAGTGGTCATGTTGACGGTCTCCGAGCAAGAGCGCGACCTGCTGGACGCGGTCGCCGCCGGCGCATCCGGCTACCTGGTGAAGTCCACCCCTCCCAACGAGTTGCGCGACGGCCTGTGGCGGGCCGCTCAGGGCGAGCCGGTATTCAGCCCGGCGCTTGCGGCCTTGGTGTTGGGCGAGTTTCGGCGACTCGCCAAGGGCACAGAGAGCCACTCCGCCCTGTCGGACCGCGAACGGGAGGTGCTCACCTACGTCGCCCGAGGCCACACCTACAAAGAGATCGGCGCCGAGCTTTTCATCGCCGACAAGACCGTCGAAAACCACGTGCGCAACATCCTGTCCAAGCTGCACCTGAACCGTCGCCAGGAACTGATCCGATACGCGGTGGAGCACGGGCTGGACTGA